DNA from Xanthomonas hyacinthi:
CAGCCGGCCGGGGTCAGCGTGTGCCGGTTGATCACCGCCAGCGCGTTGTAGTCGCTGCGCCTGGTGTATTCGCGGCGCGGCAGCGGCCGCCAGCTCAGGTCGCTGGTCCAGGTCGGGTGGCCGTCGGCGTAGTCCCAGCGGCCGGTGCCGCAGTAGCGCGGCGCGTCGCTGACTTCGTACACGCATTGGGTCCAGGCGCCGCGGGTCGCGGCCGCGTCCAGCGGGCGCACCTGCCAGGTCTGGTCGGCGCTGAATTCGAAGCGCTGCGGCGCCTCGTAGCTCCAGTCCTGGCGCCAGTGCTTGGTCACGTGGCCGCTCTTGGTGTCGACCAGCAGATGCTGCAGCACCACCTTGCGCGGGCTGTCCTCGACCACGATCACCACTTCGTTGGCGCCGCTGCGCATTGCCGGCGCGCGCTCGTAACCGGGCTTGAGCAGCACGGTCTCGTCGAAGGCGAAATCCACCATGTACTCGCCTTGCATCGCCAGGATGCTGGTGCGGTCGCGTTGCGGATCGGCGTCCTGGGCTTGGGCCAGGCCGGTAGCGGCGAGCAGGAGCAGCAGAAGCGGTGATTTCATCGTCGTGGTCGGTCGCGATAGCTGAGGAAGAAAGGAGAAACGCGCCCTACAGGCGCAGCAGCGGCCACGGCCGTTGCGGATCGTGGCGCGGGGCCGGCAGGCCGGCGCGGGCGCAGCAGCAGTCGTCGACCAGCACTTCGCCCTCGGCCGCTTCCAGCCGCGCGATGCGCCGCGCGATGCTGGCGCCCAGCGGCGACACGCTGGCGACGCTGGCCGCCAGTTCGCCGTCGCTGGCGTGCAGGCGCAGCGCCCG
Protein-coding regions in this window:
- a CDS encoding DUF6607 family protein — encoded protein: MKSPLLLLLLAATGLAQAQDADPQRDRTSILAMQGEYMVDFAFDETVLLKPGYERAPAMRSGANEVVIVVEDSPRKVVLQHLLVDTKSGHVTKHWRQDWSYEAPQRFEFSADQTWQVRPLDAAATRGAWTQCVYEVSDAPRYCGTGRWDYADGHPTWTSDLSWRPLPRREYTRRSDYNALAVINRHTLTPAGWTHEQFNTKLLRKPDGSQQPIAREFGFNDYVKTGEVDFTPAYAYWKATQGYWAKVRAHWDGFLGKPPGVHLKTKLDGMAMIMPLFEQAEAVQQGKPVADARIAAVFAQWVEPAPAER